The sequence below is a genomic window from Mus musculus strain C57BL/6J chromosome 4, GRCm38.p6 C57BL/6J.
CAGATGCTTATAGCCACCAAAAAGCAAGGTTCTGACCTAGCTCTGGCCTTATTAAACTTCAATTAGATGCAATCCAGACGAAGAACACATTAGAACCATAGCAAGTGCAGAAGCCTGGGTGTTCACCCATCTTTAAAAGCTAAGGTTCAAACTTGTTCTAAGACAGAAGTATGGTGTACCTCAGTTATGTAACTCAGTCAGAAAATGAGGGAATATCTACAGATAACTTACTATGTCTGTGAATCACAGTCACCAATATTTTGTGCCTTTTAGCTGCAGAAATTCCAAATCCTACATTAAGGCTGTTGAAGATCTGACACACCTGATTTACTTGAGAGTGCGGAATGGCTTTCATCAGAATAATACCATCTACAGTCTGTCCTCCAATGGCCGCTCATTCTATCATGCCTGTCAGATTGCTCATAAACACACAGGTTCTGTCTTTTCACAGCTCCAGTCTCTCTTCCTTTATAATGCTCATCCCAAATATATGATCGTGTCTCTCAGGCTCAGTCCACCAGGCCCTTCTGTAGGTCCTGTTACTTTAGTATAATTTGGGAGCTATTGGATTAGCATGAAGTGCTTTCCAGGGAATACTCATATCATTACACTGGTAATGCTGTATGAGACCCATGGGCCCATGTTAACTGTGGTTTCTGTGGGCTGTGAATCTGAATAGAGACATGGCGTACATAATATGGCACTAGGCTTTTAATCCTGATCCTAATACTCATGCTTAGGTGTATTCTGGACTCTGGTAGACCCAAAGATTCTAGAGTCAACAATATTTTCATGGCACTAAGATTTACCTTATCCTTGTCTGGTGCCTTTTGTCCTTGAACAGAAAGAGTGATCCGTATGAGGAAGGCTCAGCTGCAGAATgaggcagagctagagaagtTCAGGAAGAAGAAGCGCTTGGATTTCTTGGACATCCTCTTGTTTGCTCAAGTAAGTAGACATAGAGGACTGAGAGATGATCCAGACACACAAGAGAAGGGGAAAACTCTGCTCTCTCAGCTATGCCTTCATCCAGACAGAGGATGGGAAGAGCTTGTCTGATGAGGACGTGCGTGCAGAGATGGACACATTCATGTTTGAGGGTCATAACACCACAGCCAGTGGAATCTCCTGGATTTTCTATGCTCTGGCCACCCACCCTGAACACCAACAGAGATGCAGAGAGGAGGTGAAGAGTATACTGGGTAATGGAACCTCTGTCACCTTGTGAGAACAACTCAGGATGAAAAAGACCCTTGTCTTCTTACAGGAGAGGCCTTCTGGTCTTCCCAGTTCCTGTGACTCTTCCATATGGACTTCATTTCAGGAACCACCTGGACCAGATGCCCTACACAACCATGTGCATCAAGGAGGCCCTGAGGCTCTATCCACCAATACCAGGTGCGAGCAGAGAGCTCAGCTCACCTGTCACCTTCCCAGATGGGTGCTCCTTACCCAAAGGTATGAGCTTTCCAGCCCCCCTCACCCAAGCACTCATGTGTTTCTGTTGTTCTCAACATCACTAAATCTCTCTCATTTCTCAGGATGTTGGATCTTCCTTTGAAGTTGAAATAATGCTATAAAATCACTGATACTAATAATACTTTCTTTAGTAATATTTTGAGAAATAAATGCTACCCTCTACTTAAAGGTCATTCTCAGACAGGAAATTTCcatgacttaaaaaataaaaaatgcgatggatccctggatatggcagtctctagatggtccatccttttgtctcagctccaaactttgtctctgtaactccttccatgggtgactgttcccaattctaagaaggagcaaagtgtccacccttggtcttcgttcttcttcagtttcatatgttttgcaaattgtatcttgtatcttgggtattctaagtttctgagctaatatccacttatcagttagtacatatcatttgagttcttttgtgattgtgttacctcactcaggatgatgccctccaggtacaaccatttgcctaggaatttcataaattcagtccttttaatagctgagtagtactccattgtgtaaatgtaccacattttttgtatccattcctctgttgaggggcatctgggttcttcataatcagcctccaaacgctgacaccattgcatacactagcaagagtttgctgaaaggaccctgatatagctatctcttgtgagactaggctggggcccagcaaacacctaagtagatgctcacagtcagctattggatggatcacagggcccccaatggaggagctagagaaagtatccaaggagctaaagagatctgcaaccctgtaggtgcaacaacattatgaactaaccagtaccccagcgctcttgtctctagctgcatatgtatcaaaagatggcctagtcagccatcactggaaagacaggcacattggacatgcaaactttatatgccccagtacaggggaacaccagggccaaaaagtgggaatgggtgggtaatggagtggggggtagggtatgggggactttggggatagcattggaaatgtaattgaggaaaatacgtaataaaaatatttaaataataaaataaataaaaaattttaaaaaaggtgccaggcggtggtggcccacacctgtaatcccagtacttgggaggcagaggcaggcagatttcagagttcgaggccagcctggtctacagagtgagttccaaaacagccagagctacatagagaaaccctgtcaaaccaaacaaacaaaaacaccccccccccaaaaaaataaacaaaaaaaaatgtgagctgAAAAGGACTGAGACAAGCACTTGTGGAGAAGAAATTTTGTCTGTGAGTGAATGCAAATGAGAGAGATAAGATAACTCCATGCTGTGTGTTAAGTATATCCCAGTCCCTCCAAAACCTCTAATTTGATGGAAGAAGAGAGGTAGGAATGATAAGATCTGAGTTTCCTGCTCTGGTAGGGAAACACAAATGAATTAACTCACGGCTAGGTATGATCTCACCTCTGACACATCCAAGCTGTTTGAACATAAGAAAGATAACTAGTTTCATTGAGGCtctgaaaatgaatataaaataatatcttCCTTGGCTGGGCAGGGGTCTTGTGAGTGTTATGTGAGCTAATGTATAGTCACCGAAACAGATGGAAGACTTTTATAAGCTTATCATAAGCAAGACACTCTTGATTCGTAATTAGTGTGTCATTGCCATTTTCTAGTGGATTCTTTACTCAGCTCTCCACCCCCAATAAGATCAATTTGCTCAATGATGACTCAAAATGCAGaccatttgtgtatgtgtgtcccttACTGCCCCTACATCTTTGACTTAATCACCCTCCCATTTATGTCCTTTCTGCCCCCAACAGGTTTCTTGGTTACTCTCTCCTTTTA
It includes:
- the Cyp4a30b gene encoding cytochrome P450, family 4, subfamily a, polypeptide 30b isoform X2; the protein is MSIFELSHITNVFGIFGLLQVVSLLGLLLLLLKSAQYYLHRQWLIKSLQQFPPAPPPQWLFGNTLKDQDLQQILLCVEKFPSTYVRWLWGNHARVVIYDPDYMKVILGRSDPKVVRSYSFFAPWIGYGLLLLNGKKWFQHRRMLTPAFHYDILKPYVGIMVDSVHVMLDKWEQLVDQDCPLEIYQDISLMTMETMMKCAFSYQGSVQLEDCRNSKSYIKAVEDLTHLIYLRVRNGFHQNNTIYSLSSNGRSFYHACQIAHKHTERVIRMRKAQLQNEAELEKFRKKKRLDFLDILLFAQTEDGKSLSDEDVRAEMDTFMFEGHNTTASGISWIFYALATHPEHQQRCREEERPSGLPSSCDSSIWTSFQEPPGPDALHNHVHQGGPEALSTNTRCEQRAQLTCHLPRWVLLTQRMLDLPLKLK